One stretch of Streptomyces sp. NBC_01363 DNA includes these proteins:
- a CDS encoding LysR family transcriptional regulator yields the protein MELEVRHLRALCAIADTGSLHQAARRLGVSQPSLTTQLRRIENTLGAELFRRERTGCRPTLLGRSVLSRARPLVDGMTALVSDAKAEADAVRASGPRLRIGCTASRVIGGWLRRLRLRLPGTDISLRVDVSAGALLRDVGAGGLDVAFVHEVEGCPLVVPDGLEQRVLLDREPQFISMARDHPAAARPVVDLVDLAADRWMVDPTVDGEWDGLRRVFGEAGLAPTVLHGDYLTAASLVVLGEAVAPCQPTSGPRDDMAIRPLRDDPLAVRLLLVSRPGADTATVYGELEAAYREAARRAAGYHQWLLRNRSPLARTP from the coding sequence ATGGAGCTTGAGGTGAGACACCTCAGGGCGCTGTGCGCCATCGCGGATACGGGCAGCCTGCACCAAGCCGCCCGCAGGCTGGGCGTGAGCCAGCCCTCCCTGACCACTCAGCTGCGCCGGATCGAGAACACCCTGGGCGCCGAGCTGTTCCGCCGTGAACGGACCGGCTGCCGCCCGACGTTGCTCGGCCGTTCCGTCCTCAGCCGGGCCCGCCCCCTGGTCGACGGAATGACCGCCCTGGTCAGCGACGCGAAGGCGGAGGCGGACGCGGTCCGGGCCTCCGGGCCCCGGCTGCGCATCGGCTGCACGGCGAGCCGGGTCATCGGCGGCTGGCTGCGCAGGCTGCGGCTCCGGCTGCCCGGTACGGACATCTCGCTGCGGGTCGACGTATCGGCCGGCGCACTGCTCCGCGACGTCGGGGCGGGCGGGCTCGACGTCGCCTTCGTGCACGAGGTCGAGGGCTGCCCGCTGGTCGTCCCGGACGGCCTGGAACAGCGCGTACTCCTGGACCGCGAACCGCAGTTCATCTCCATGGCCCGGGACCACCCCGCCGCCGCCCGCCCCGTGGTCGACCTCGTCGACCTGGCGGCCGACCGGTGGATGGTCGACCCCACGGTGGACGGCGAATGGGACGGGCTGCGCCGGGTGTTCGGAGAGGCCGGACTCGCACCGACCGTCCTGCACGGCGACTACCTCACCGCCGCCTCCCTCGTCGTGCTCGGCGAGGCGGTCGCCCCCTGCCAGCCCACCTCCGGACCGCGCGACGACATGGCGATCCGCCCGCTGCGCGACGACCCCCTCGCCGTACGGCTGCTGCTGGTGTCCCGGCCGGGCGCCGACACGGCCACGGTGTACGGGGAGTTGGAGGCGGCCTACCGGGAGGCGGCCCGGCGCGCGGCCGGGTACCACCAGTGGCTGCTGCGCAACCGCAGCCCGCTGGCCCGCACGCCATGA
- a CDS encoding family 2 encapsulin nanocompartment cargo protein polyprenyl transferase, with protein MRGADDPPIPAAQGQEAEVLLERTRALVDPQLRAAVESLPGSIRRVAMYHFGWQEADGSPSSGPAGKAVRPALVLAAARALGGDPAQAVRAAVAVELAHNFTLLHDDVIDEDRTRRHRPTAWAVFGIPDAVIAGDAMLALAQRLLAEDPSPAGALASARLSTCVIELCAGQQADCAFEDRGPDEVTLDECLTMATAKTGALLGCACALGALYAGAGERAVGAMDGFGREAGLAFQLIDDLIGIWGDPARTGKPVGADLVAHKKSLPVVAALTSGTPAAAELDTLYRGSMNTPGEVSSAADAVERAGGRDWAQIAAADRMARAVHHLSRAVPDLAGAGDLLTLAEFVTRRTH; from the coding sequence ATGCGGGGCGCCGACGACCCGCCCATCCCCGCGGCGCAGGGCCAGGAGGCCGAGGTCCTCCTGGAGCGGACCAGGGCCCTCGTGGATCCCCAACTGCGCGCCGCCGTCGAATCCCTGCCCGGATCGATCCGCCGCGTCGCGATGTACCACTTCGGCTGGCAGGAGGCCGACGGCAGCCCGTCCTCGGGACCGGCGGGCAAGGCGGTCAGACCCGCACTGGTCCTCGCCGCCGCCCGCGCACTGGGCGGCGACCCGGCACAGGCGGTACGGGCAGCCGTCGCCGTGGAGCTGGCCCACAACTTCACCCTGCTGCACGACGACGTCATCGACGAGGACCGGACCCGTCGGCACCGGCCCACGGCCTGGGCGGTCTTCGGCATCCCCGACGCGGTCATCGCGGGCGACGCCATGCTCGCCCTCGCCCAGCGGCTGCTCGCCGAGGATCCGTCCCCGGCCGGGGCCCTCGCCTCGGCACGGCTCTCGACCTGCGTCATCGAGCTGTGCGCGGGCCAGCAGGCCGACTGCGCCTTCGAGGACCGGGGCCCCGACGAGGTCACGCTGGACGAGTGCCTGACCATGGCCACCGCCAAGACCGGCGCCCTGCTCGGCTGCGCCTGCGCGCTGGGCGCGTTGTACGCGGGCGCGGGGGAGCGGGCGGTCGGCGCGATGGACGGATTCGGCCGGGAGGCGGGCCTCGCCTTCCAGCTGATCGACGACCTGATCGGCATCTGGGGGGACCCGGCACGGACCGGGAAGCCGGTCGGGGCGGATCTCGTCGCCCACAAGAAGTCCCTCCCCGTGGTCGCCGCGTTGACCTCCGGCACCCCGGCGGCGGCCGAACTCGACACGCTCTACCGGGGATCGATGAACACACCCGGCGAGGTGAGCAGCGCCGCCGACGCCGTCGAGCGGGCCGGCGGCCGGGACTGGGCGCAGATCGCCGCGGCGGACCGGATGGCCCGCGCGGTCCACCACCTGTCCCGGGCGGTCCCCGATCTCGCCGGCGCCGGCGACCTCCTGACCCTGGCGGAGTTCGTCACCCGCCGGACGCACTGA
- a CDS encoding reductase yields MLGGTEFVGRAVTEAALARGWDVTVFHRGRHAPPPGVTELLGDRTTEDGLAALAGSGEGPGGYAWDLVVDTWSGAPSAVRDAARLLAGRAARYAYVSSRSVYDYPAPAGLSEEGPLVAGASPDAGGDVSYALAKRGGELAALDAFGDRALLARAGLILGPWENIGRLPWWLLRIACGGPVLAPGTPDLRLQYIDARDLANWLLDAAGSGLHGPYNLVSRPGHATMGQLLEACVRVTGSDAALRWTPAEKILAAGVEPWSDLPVWLPPGELYDTLHCGDVSKAYATGLRCRPVEETVADTWKWLEELGGQAPQRPDRPAVGLDPRVEAELLADSA; encoded by the coding sequence ATGCTGGGTGGTACGGAATTCGTGGGGCGCGCCGTCACCGAGGCGGCGCTGGCGCGCGGCTGGGACGTCACGGTGTTCCACCGCGGCCGGCACGCACCCCCGCCGGGCGTGACGGAACTCCTCGGCGACCGCACCACCGAGGACGGCCTCGCCGCCCTGGCCGGATCCGGCGAGGGCCCCGGCGGGTACGCCTGGGACCTGGTGGTCGACACCTGGAGCGGTGCCCCCTCGGCCGTACGGGACGCGGCCCGTCTGCTGGCCGGCCGGGCCGCCCGGTACGCCTATGTCTCCAGCCGCTCCGTGTACGACTACCCGGCTCCGGCCGGTCTGTCGGAGGAGGGTCCGCTGGTGGCCGGTGCCTCGCCCGACGCGGGCGGGGACGTCTCGTACGCCCTGGCCAAACGCGGCGGCGAACTGGCCGCGCTCGACGCCTTCGGCGACCGGGCCCTCCTCGCCCGCGCGGGGCTGATCCTTGGCCCCTGGGAGAACATCGGCAGGCTGCCCTGGTGGCTGCTGCGGATCGCCTGCGGAGGACCCGTACTGGCCCCGGGCACACCGGATCTGAGGCTTCAGTACATCGACGCCCGCGACCTCGCGAACTGGCTGCTGGACGCGGCCGGCAGCGGTCTGCACGGGCCGTACAACCTGGTCAGCCGTCCGGGCCACGCCACCATGGGGCAACTGCTGGAGGCCTGTGTGCGTGTGACCGGCTCCGACGCGGCACTGCGCTGGACACCCGCGGAGAAGATCCTCGCGGCGGGCGTGGAGCCGTGGAGCGATCTGCCGGTATGGCTGCCGCCGGGCGAGCTGTACGACACCCTGCACTGCGGTGACGTCAGCAAGGCGTACGCGACCGGCCTGCGCTGCCGCCCGGTCGAGGAGACGGTCGCCGACACCTGGAAGTGGCTGGAGGAGCTGGGCGGACAGGCCCCGCAGCGCCCGGACCGGCCCGCGGTCGGCCTGGACCCGCGCGTGGAGGCCGAACTCCTGGCGGACTCGGCCTGA
- a CDS encoding DUF6304 family protein: MTDESWAGWYRDRQGSDAVVLTTDGQQLRLRTRGIDFEGASFDGLTPAVGTPPADDRFTLVDGALSDCVLEWDLPLPVIWEGAVHQATLSCLLSLRRPDSHLSLELQFGGAAYTSHRAENDFASALATIQRALPPGVRLQTCIACAFSDYFPAPAAVRGLSGGLACFRGAKDAYRGAAGEGDVLDLWDRRTGFVQEIWSCREYEPRPEQGAGTGHRGAFPLEHA, translated from the coding sequence ATGACAGATGAGTCGTGGGCGGGGTGGTACCGGGACCGACAGGGTTCCGACGCCGTCGTCCTCACCACCGACGGACAGCAACTACGCCTCCGGACAAGGGGCATCGACTTCGAGGGTGCGAGCTTCGACGGCCTCACCCCGGCTGTCGGCACGCCACCGGCCGACGACCGGTTCACCCTGGTGGACGGTGCGCTGAGCGACTGCGTCCTGGAGTGGGACCTCCCGCTCCCGGTCATCTGGGAGGGAGCCGTCCACCAGGCCACGCTCAGCTGCCTGTTGTCGCTGCGCCGCCCCGATTCGCATCTCAGCCTTGAGCTGCAGTTCGGCGGAGCGGCCTACACGTCCCATCGCGCCGAGAACGACTTCGCGTCCGCGCTCGCCACGATCCAGCGCGCCCTGCCGCCCGGCGTGCGTCTCCAGACCTGCATCGCCTGCGCCTTCTCGGACTACTTCCCGGCCCCGGCCGCGGTGCGCGGACTGTCCGGCGGCCTGGCCTGCTTCCGGGGCGCCAAGGACGCCTACCGCGGAGCGGCCGGTGAGGGCGATGTCCTGGACCTGTGGGACCGGCGCACGGGATTCGTCCAGGAGATCTGGAGCTGCCGCGAGTACGAGCCCCGCCCGGAGCAGGGTGCCGGTACGGGCCACCGCGGCGCCTTCCCGCTGGAACACGCCTGA
- a CDS encoding family 2B encapsulin nanocompartment shell protein, with the protein MSVGEEVQNASVPPQQSLGTAAARNLATTTKSAPQMQEITSRWLLKMLPWVQVQGGTYRVNRRLSYSVGDGRVTFVQTGDRVAVIPAELGELPALRDFRDEEVLGELARRCEQREIAAGQVLAASGDAADSVYLLAHGKVERVGTGPYGDETVLGVHADGAYFGDQALVDGDAVWEYTARAVTACTVLKLSRADVLNLAERADSLREHLAGLLSIPEQRTNKYGEAAIDLSAGHVGEAVVPHTYVDYDAAPREYELSVAQTVLKVHSRVADLYNQPMNQTEQQLRLTVEALRERQEHELINNREFGLLNNCDYGQRLQPHDGVPGPDDMDELLSRRRGSKLFLAHPRAIAAFGRECNRRGLVPESIDIGGHHVPAWRGVPIFPSNKIPITDARTTSIICMRTGEAEQGVIGLQQSGIPDEIEPSLSVRFMGIDEQAIISYLVTAYYSAAILVPDALGVLENVEVSRWR; encoded by the coding sequence ATGTCCGTTGGTGAAGAGGTTCAGAACGCGTCGGTGCCGCCGCAGCAGAGTCTGGGGACGGCAGCGGCGCGGAACCTCGCGACGACCACCAAGTCCGCCCCGCAGATGCAGGAGATCACCTCGCGGTGGCTGCTGAAGATGCTGCCATGGGTGCAGGTGCAAGGTGGTACCTACCGGGTGAACCGCAGGTTGAGCTACTCGGTCGGGGACGGCAGGGTGACCTTTGTGCAGACCGGTGACCGGGTCGCGGTCATCCCCGCCGAGCTCGGAGAGCTCCCCGCCCTGCGGGACTTCCGCGACGAGGAGGTGCTGGGCGAGCTCGCCCGGCGGTGCGAACAGCGCGAGATCGCGGCGGGACAGGTACTGGCCGCGTCGGGGGACGCGGCGGACAGCGTCTACCTCCTGGCGCACGGCAAGGTCGAGAGGGTCGGCACCGGCCCCTACGGGGACGAGACGGTGCTCGGGGTCCACGCCGACGGGGCCTACTTCGGGGACCAGGCCCTGGTCGACGGCGACGCCGTCTGGGAGTACACGGCCCGTGCCGTCACCGCCTGCACGGTGCTGAAGCTGAGCCGGGCGGACGTGCTGAACCTCGCCGAGCGCGCGGACTCGCTCCGCGAACATCTCGCCGGACTGCTCAGCATCCCGGAGCAGCGCACCAACAAGTACGGCGAGGCCGCGATCGACCTCTCCGCCGGCCATGTCGGCGAAGCCGTCGTCCCGCACACGTACGTCGACTACGACGCGGCGCCGCGGGAGTACGAACTGAGCGTGGCCCAGACCGTGCTGAAGGTCCACAGCCGGGTCGCCGACCTCTACAACCAGCCGATGAACCAGACCGAGCAGCAGTTGCGGCTCACGGTCGAGGCGTTGCGCGAGCGCCAGGAGCACGAGCTGATCAACAACCGCGAGTTCGGGCTGCTCAACAACTGCGACTACGGGCAGCGCCTCCAGCCGCACGACGGTGTGCCCGGCCCCGACGACATGGACGAGCTGCTCTCGCGCCGCCGCGGCTCGAAGCTCTTCCTCGCCCACCCGAGGGCCATCGCCGCATTCGGCCGCGAGTGCAACAGGCGCGGCCTGGTGCCGGAGAGCATCGACATCGGCGGACACCACGTGCCGGCCTGGCGGGGGGTGCCGATCTTCCCGTCCAACAAGATCCCGATCACCGACGCCCGGACCACGTCGATCATCTGCATGAGGACGGGTGAGGCCGAGCAGGGCGTCATCGGACTCCAGCAGTCCGGCATCCCCGACGAGATCGAGCCCAGCCTCTCGGTCCGCTTCATGGGGATCGACGAGCAGGCGATCATCTCCTACCTGGTGACGGCCTACTACTCCGCGGCCATCCTCGTGCCGGACGCCCTGGGCGTACTGGAAAACGTCGAGGTCAGCCGCTGGCGGTAG
- a CDS encoding DUF952 domain-containing protein, whose amino-acid sequence MAELLLHLTEGPLWEAARGIGTYEMSTRGRTLHEEGFIHCSLPHQLTGVAEMLYGAGSGAGTGDQELVVLVIDPDRLPVPVRYESVPPGGEEFPHIYGPVPVDAVVEVRPWPRKEGDPA is encoded by the coding sequence ATGGCCGAACTGCTGCTGCACCTCACCGAAGGCCCCTTGTGGGAGGCGGCCCGCGGGATCGGGACGTACGAGATGTCCACCCGCGGCCGCACCCTGCACGAAGAGGGCTTCATCCACTGCTCGCTGCCGCACCAGCTCACCGGCGTGGCCGAGATGCTGTACGGCGCCGGGAGCGGGGCCGGGACCGGCGACCAGGAACTCGTGGTCCTCGTCATCGATCCCGACCGGCTCCCGGTGCCCGTACGGTACGAGTCCGTCCCGCCCGGCGGCGAGGAGTTCCCGCACATCTACGGCCCCGTCCCGGTGGACGCGGTCGTGGAGGTGCGGCCCTGGCCGCGCAAGGAAGGCGACCCCGCATGA
- a CDS encoding choice-of-anchor A family protein, translating to MANQARRRGKGIRAAVAMAAAAAMVGTMASIALADPLPGGLGPCLGSDCPTTWLDPNNEPVTHHDSNINILGGGDFLVREAAAEEGANHGVVKHAGNVSGTVIPAPLRDPAATEPYTALRDQLTAASHCYAYDDNQDHRRPATGTVVNAGSETVFTGDGTSPLQVFAVDPDLATVQGGQQGITFNAIPDGATVLVNVYGSTRSISTYMGSLPQAGLRERLLWNFPDATEVGLHGTGQFQGSVLIGQQSSTATLDMSGTNGRFYTAGSLTHTSAGQSGGQELHAYPFDGDLPTCGEEPTPTPTPTPTGTPTHTPWPKPTPTHTWAHKSEGPEKPGGWAHKSEGPEKPGGWAHKSEGPEKPGGWAHKSEGPEKPGGWAHKSEGPEKPGGWAHKSEGPEKPGGWAHKSEGPEKPGGWAHKSEGPEKPGGWAHKSEGPEKPGSWAHKSEGPDEPGSWAHKSEGPDEPGASPHKPHPGAELPHTGARGGEWILGGIAAALLVAGSAATLMARRARRRG from the coding sequence ATGGCAAATCAAGCGCGTAGGCGCGGCAAAGGTATCCGGGCGGCGGTGGCCATGGCGGCAGCCGCGGCCATGGTGGGCACGATGGCGTCCATCGCTCTCGCCGACCCGCTGCCCGGCGGGCTCGGCCCGTGTCTGGGCAGCGACTGCCCGACGACCTGGCTCGATCCGAACAACGAGCCCGTCACCCATCACGACAGCAATATCAATATCCTCGGCGGCGGCGACTTCCTGGTCCGGGAGGCCGCCGCCGAGGAGGGGGCGAACCACGGTGTGGTCAAGCACGCCGGGAACGTCAGCGGAACGGTGATCCCGGCCCCGCTCCGCGACCCGGCCGCCACGGAACCGTACACGGCGCTGCGCGACCAGCTGACCGCGGCCAGCCACTGCTACGCGTACGACGACAACCAGGACCACCGCCGTCCCGCCACGGGCACCGTGGTGAACGCCGGTTCCGAGACCGTCTTCACCGGTGACGGCACCTCGCCCCTCCAGGTCTTCGCCGTCGACCCCGATCTGGCGACGGTCCAGGGCGGTCAGCAGGGCATTACGTTCAACGCGATCCCGGACGGCGCTACCGTCCTCGTCAACGTCTACGGCAGCACCCGCAGTATCAGCACCTACATGGGCTCGCTGCCCCAGGCAGGGCTCCGCGAGCGCCTGCTGTGGAACTTCCCGGACGCCACCGAGGTCGGGCTGCACGGCACCGGTCAGTTCCAGGGCAGCGTGCTGATCGGCCAGCAGTCGAGTACGGCCACCTTGGACATGAGCGGCACCAACGGCCGTTTCTACACCGCCGGTTCGCTGACCCACACCTCGGCGGGCCAGTCGGGCGGCCAGGAACTGCACGCCTACCCCTTCGACGGTGATCTGCCGACCTGCGGCGAGGAGCCCACGCCCACGCCGACCCCGACTCCGACGGGCACCCCCACCCACACGCCGTGGCCGAAGCCCACGCCGACCCACACCTGGGCGCACAAGTCGGAGGGGCCTGAGAAGCCTGGGGGCTGGGCGCACAAGTCGGAGGGGCCTGAGAAGCCTGGGGGCTGGGCGCACAAGTCGGAGGGGCCTGAGAAGCCTGGGGGCTGGGCGCACAAGTCGGAGGGGCCTGAGAAGCCTGGGGGCTGGGCGCACAAGTCGGAGGGGCCTGAGAAGCCTGGGGGCTGGGCGCACAAGTCGGAGGGGCCTGAGAAGCCTGGGGGCTGGGCGCACAAGTCGGAGGGGCCTGAGAAGCCTGGGGGCTGGGCGCACAAGTCGGAGGGGCCTGAGAAGCCTGGGGGCTGGGCGCACAAGTCGGAGGGGCCTGAGAAGCCCGGGAGCTGGGCGCACAAGTCGGAGGGGCCCGACGAGCCCGGGAGCTGGGCGCACAAGTCCGAGGGGCCCGACGAGCCCGGCGCCTCGCCGCACAAGCCCCATCCCGGAGCGGAGCTCCCGCACACGGGTGCGCGCGGCGGTGAGTGGATTCTGGGCGGGATCGCCGCCGCTCTGCTCGTGGCCGGATCGGCGGCCACGCTGATGGCCCGCAGGGCGCGTCGACGCGGCTAG
- the snpA gene encoding snapalysin codes for MRHPRTVMSAVVGLGFGLAAALGTAPAIASSAPAAAPVTTTSDVRAGYTAYAGSHENAAANKAFFEAVAKSVAKKRAANPGAQSVTVVYSTANAPSFRTQISNSAQIWNSSVSSVRLQEGSNADFTYYEGNDSRGSYASTDGHGNGYIFLDYAQNQQYDSTRVTTHETGHVLGLPDHYSGPCSELMSGGGPGPSCTNPYPDANERSQVNYLWQNGFAAALARSAS; via the coding sequence ATGAGACACCCCAGGACCGTCATGTCGGCCGTGGTCGGCCTCGGCTTCGGCCTCGCGGCCGCGCTGGGCACGGCACCGGCGATCGCCTCCTCGGCCCCCGCCGCAGCACCCGTCACCACCACGTCGGACGTCCGGGCGGGCTACACCGCCTACGCCGGGTCGCACGAGAACGCCGCCGCGAACAAGGCGTTCTTCGAGGCGGTCGCCAAGTCCGTGGCGAAGAAGCGGGCGGCGAACCCCGGCGCCCAGTCGGTCACCGTCGTCTACAGCACCGCCAACGCGCCGAGCTTCCGCACCCAGATATCCAACAGCGCGCAGATCTGGAACAGCTCCGTCTCCAGCGTCCGGCTGCAGGAGGGCTCGAACGCCGACTTCACCTACTACGAGGGCAATGACTCCAGGGGCTCGTACGCGAGCACCGACGGGCACGGCAACGGATACATCTTCCTGGACTACGCGCAGAACCAGCAGTACGACTCGACCCGCGTCACCACGCACGAGACCGGGCATGTGCTCGGCCTTCCGGATCACTACTCCGGTCCGTGCAGCGAGCTGATGTCGGGCGGCGGCCCCGGCCCGTCCTGCACCAACCCGTATCCCGACGCGAACGAGCGAAGCCAGGTCAACTACCTCTGGCAGAACGGCTTCGCGGCCGCACTCGCGCGCAGCGCCTCCTGA